The DNA sequence cagtcaggccaatcacatcaatattatgatcagtgattagtccATTggctataactgccttggaagtgagggatctaacattaagtagccctattttgagatgtgaggtatcacaatctctttcaataatggcaggaatggaggaggtctttattccagtgagattgctgatgcgaacaccgccatgtttagttttgcccaacctaggtcgaagcacagacacagtctcaatggggatagctgactgtgctagtggcagactccactaagctggcaggctggctaacagcctgctctgcaccctatctcattgtggagctaggggagttagagccctgtctaaaGAATCAAGAATGTATGAATAAATATAACTTTGTGAGTCAGATGTTGAAACCCAGGACGTTACAGTATGTCAATATAACACCCCCTGTACTAATGAAGCTAtaaaggtgtccacatattttaggTGGCCACAGAAAGAGACGTACAATGCCGAATAGAAGTTTTTTAATGGTTAAGTTGTTAAGACTGCACTGATAAAAGTGCACACATGGCATTTTGGCAATTAAATAATGCACACAgcaggggaactagattacagtgacagtaACCTCGTCCCCATGCTACTGAAAACACAgcaggggaactagattacagtgacggtaacctcgtccccatgctactgcacacagcaggggaactagattacagtgacggtaacctcgtccccatgctactgcacacagcaggggaactagattacagtgacggtaacgtCCAGTCAGTTTTGTCACTGACTACCACAGTATTGCCAAGAGGTCAGGGAACTTGATTAGTAAAGAACTCCAGTGACCCAGTTAACCAGGGGGATATCATACACAAACCACAGGGGTTGACTACAGGGTAGTGtgtaggcttttgttccagcccaactCTAACACACATGATTCAATTGAATCAACTAATGATGGTTGTCAACTGAAACATTCTGCTTTGGGGCAACAGACATTTTGGAATCAGCAGCAGTCATGAAGGACAAAGGAAGGCATTTTACACAAGTCTGAACTCTGCCAATACTTACTACTGTACACACTATCATTTAAACCAGCCTACTCTTTGAGTAAGGTAaggaaataaaaacaaaaatgttttagCAACCTGGAATATCTACTCAAGGTTTCTTAGCACAAGATGGCTGAGACGTGACTAAAGAATGTATGAATAAATCCCAATTTTGTGACTCAAATGTTGAAATCCAAGACATTACAGTATGTCAACACAATACTTCCTGTACTAATGAAGGTAtaaaggtgtccacatattttggGTGGCCACAGAGAGTGGTAGAAGACTCGGGGGGTAATACTATGGCATTCTATTTGAAGACTTTCTACACTGTGTTGGTACTGACACTGACAGGtaagggttctctctctctctctcacacacacacacacacacacacacacacacacacacacacacacaatctttaaTTCACACATATATACAAATGACTGAATCATTCAGTCAATTAATTCCATAATTAAGCCGGCAAATGTTGATTTGACACAAAAATAAGAATAAAGtcattcacacacatgcacacacacaaagtcacaaTTTCAGTGTGATCATTGTACAACATATAGGGCAAATTGTCAGCCACTCACATGAGTCAAACAACATTATTCAGATACAGCTCATCAGGTTGTATGATGCCCTTAAAGTGGCAGTCAGCAGCTGCTACACCATTTTTGGACTTGAATGTAAAtgaatgaatgatatgtacccattgattcttgaagaatataactttaaaatgcttcatgagcttagttcagctGTCGTTCCCCATCAGAACCGCACAAATAGGCTTGTTTTAATCcaatgttttaaaaaaagaagCAAATGCAAACAAACTGTATAGCCTCACAACATGGTCacaactataattttgatatcttGGATGATCAGTCCttacatccatagctctgtctatgaattagagtGGTTTGATATCTCCACCCCCATCCCTCTGTTTTTTACCAATCCAGGGGTGGGGCTtcagctttgttattgtttttactgctgattgccgctttaatGAAGTCTCTATCTTTCCTCGtcatctctgcctctgtctctctctcccccctctctctctcatatatatctcCAGGAGGCCTTGATCCTACCAGTGTCTCAGCAGCATCTCCTAATCCTAGTGAGTATCCAACTACCTGAAACCATCAAAGACTACCTCTAATCTCTTACCATTACCACCAAAGGAATTATGTTAACTCGCAATTATATAGAGACACATTTTACTATATGTTTAGTATCATAGTGTTTGGCAttgtgtttgttattttgttataatATTGCGTCATGGGCTTGGGTCGGGTGAGAGATGGATACAAGACGACCTTCACCTGTACCTCCAACTGCATCCCAGGATGCACATCCTCCAACTGCATCCCAGGATGCACCTACACCTGGCTGCTGAAGGGGCGCACTTTCAATGGGAGTGCGTTTACCTGGACCCCAGAAGGTCTGGACCGCATTGTGGAGCTGCAGTGTACTGCGGTCAACACAGAGAGTGGGAGCTCAAAGAGCATAACCACAATCTTGGCCGTGCACGTGCTCCATAgtgcgcaaattgattttgtccccccacactgaacacgatcacgacacgcaggttgaagtatcaaaacaaactctgaaccaattatattaatttggtgacaggtcgaaaagcattaaacatttatggcaatttagctagctagtttggaGTTGCTAGCTAATGTgccctatttagctagcttgctttttccagctaatttgtcctgggatataaatgttgagttgttattttacctgaaatgcacaaggtcctctacaaTTAATACACACATAAAATTATCAACTGAATCATTTCATTTGACCGACCGAACTCAGTTCATATtgtcacaggccggctcatagcctgtggcGGAAATGAGGGGACACGAACAGGTATAGGCCAgtcaaaaaggttctttattataaaccaaaactattaactttaaagaaaaaggaatgaggtgtgaaagtatcataatgcagtgtgtatgtaaagtgcagggatgcgtgaatctgtgtgtgtgaatttgactgagtgaaaactaagtaaaactacaaaggaacaaacaaaacaggatcatacctggaggagcagagtGAGAGACAAGAGTGgttagtgaagcagtttaaataccCTGAGCCCAGGTGGCTCCAATCACTAATGACCCTCCTCTGCCTTcaggaggaaccgcccctgcaaTGCAGAGGAGGGGCCGTGACAATATGGAAAACCAGGTTTCTGCCCGGATTGAATATGCCTCAtattcctaaccctaaccgtccCACCAATCACACCTCTGGATCTCCCTTCTGTGTGTTCCAGGCTCAGTGTCCGTGAGGCCCAGcccacagctctctctccccattctcagCCAGTCCTTCAGCCTGGACTGTAACGGCTCCTTCCCAGGCCTGCCAGTGCTTTGGTACAAAGACGGCCAGGTTGTAGCTCCAGACGCCAGGATAAACCTGTTGGAACACAACACCTCCCTCCACTTCAACTCCCTGCTGCCCTCTGATGGTGGCTTCTATCAGTGCGAGGTGACCATGGCAAACATGGCTGAAAGCAAGGTCATAAGCTTGGGCTACCTGCTAAACTGTGAGTATAAGATGTAACGCCTACGCTTCATTTGAGAGAATCAGTGAATATGGGTGATCCTGTCCAATTATCCTTCAACAAAATGTAAATTTTCTTCCTTTGCTGACTGACAGTTGATCATTGGAGTGTTAGTATCAGTGGCCCTGACACAGTGTTGCCTGGAAGGGAATACACCTTTACCTGCCAGGTGAACTGCACTGTCGACCTGGACTGCTCCATCCGCTGGCCATTGAGGGGGGGTATCCTTACTAGCGCCTACTTCTCCGTGAGGAAGAATATCCTGAAATGGATCCCGTCGGTACCTGGTACGGTCCAGAACTTCACCTGTGTGGTGGAGAACACAGCAGCTGGACGCTCTGCAGAGGCCTCCAAGACAGTGAAGGTCACAGGTAGTCACTCCCGTTTTAATGTTTGATCAAATTAAGCTTCACTGCAGAATCAATTCTTGCAATGGCAGTTTTGTGATTGTTTGAGGGTTCTTTAGATCGTAAAGTAATTACTCTCTAGACAAACCCAGGATGGAGACTGATTACTCTTTGGCAGATTTAATGGTGAACTGACCACATTCATTCAGCCATACATAAAGGTAGATAGTAATTGATTATCACAATTCCAACGAACTGATTCACCTTACTGTAAAACTACACAACACTTCGACTTATATAATAATATCCCTCATAAAATATTCCTACACTATTATCACCAAGTTATCTTGATAAAAAATTTATTAACTCATGCTTAAACCCAGTTGTAGGTACTGTTAAATCTAAATATTTCAATcaaaatgctttgttttttaaccTAGCTAGAATACCTGCGTACTACATTGTAAAATACTCATCTCCAAAATCCCAGACTGAAGTCATGTTATTGTTCCCTCATGCAGGACCCACAGTATCAGGATCTGAAACAGTGAGGCTGAGTGGAGTTTTAGGACTGGTCCTCTGTATGGGACTGCTGTTCCTCCTGGATCCCTAGGAGGGGCGCTATAAGACTACAGACGATGGGAAGGACAGAGGAGAACATTGAATGAGTTCAGGTTCACCTTCAGAACGAATAATAAAACAGGAACCAACGTTTTGAAACTCTTAATCCTGTCCAATAAGAATGCTCATTTCTCAGAGTAAGAATATAAGGATATAAGAATGTTTCCTCTGTTGTGGGATAATGATAGTTGAGTGATTGGAAGTTTCCAGTGAATTATGTTGATCATCCACATGCAGTGGGTAACGATGAGAAAATAATAACAAAACGTACATATTGATGTTATCTATGTAATATTTTCTTATTTGCAATACGTactgtattattattatctttgttgttgttgagatgaCCTTGTAAAATAAACTCCCAAATGAGTGTGGTAATAGATAGCTGTCTCTGTATGGAGTTGTCAACTTTGGTCTTTGATTGGCGTAGCCAGCATACCTCCAGATCCACTGCCAGACATACCAGCAGAGTACACTGTACTGTCCCTCCCCTCACTAGGGAGCAGAGACAACCCTGCTGTCTTCAAGGAAAAGTCTTGTGAAAAGCTGCTGTTATAATCACACTATCTTCACACCATAACATCACTTGTTTATGTGAGAGTGGTATTATGAGACTAGCCTGACCTACATACACAGAAGTCGTTTCATAACATGATAGTATACTGTAGGCTGTCAGTGTGTAGGCTTATATAGCTAATGTAGCCTACTTATGGCAAAGGCTAACCTGATGTACAAGTTGTACAACTCTTTACACCAGTCCTAGCACCATGTCCAACACAATCGCACACATTCAAATGTATTTGTTGGCAAATCCATTTCTGTGTGATAAGGTCATTTCAATCTCAGGCCATGTTTGCCTACCCTGTTTGGTCAGGGCATGATATGGTGAAATTGAACAATGGACAACATTTGTCATGGACCCAGAATACCACAAACTAGATATTGAAGCTAACCTCAAACCTGGAAATGGCACATGAGGAGGCGTTCATTTATCATTACAACTGGCACAATGCCATTGGTTATTTATCATTTACAGCGTAACTATACTGGATGCATCATACTCCAGCATCTGTTTTGATACACTCCTTTATTTATGACCACATCATTTGCATTCTATTGGAAGTGAAAGCATTATTCAAACAGTATCTGGTAGTTAGTGCGCCTATccctaaccatgaccctaaccctaacactagcttCATGTCTTAACCCTAAGCACCTGTGTTCCACCATAGTCACCCATTAGGGACTTCTATCAGGGGGTAGCGTTGAGCAGGGCTGTGGACATTGTGAGGGTATTTTGAAGTTAAACCTTACTAATGCTTGTGTACTAAAACATCTATCTTTAAGCCTAGACATTGGGTTTGAGATTGTCATATAAACTAACTCATATAAGATAGAAAAGTGTGtgtgctgtcacgccctggccttagtattctgtgttttcgttattattttggttaggccagggtgtgacatggggatttatgtggtttgttttgtctggggttgtttgtagttatgggattgtggttagagtaatactctaggtaagtctatggttgcctagagtggttctcaatcagaggcaggtgtttattgttgtctctgattgggaaccatatttaggcagccatattctttaggtctcttgtgggtgattgttcctgtctttgtgtttgtggcaccagataggctcagtcactttggtttttcttttttcctggTTTTGGAAGAGAACGTGAGCCGggtgcgccattctccttgcggagatggtgcaaaATCCAcaaacacggtcggtccctgggattgggctggccaacacgattcggtttgcttggaaggaaaaggagttggagcctttaggacgggaaacttttggaaggacaatcttgatggggattctaaagctgacggtgaaggacgtgttttgcttccaaggcaactcgttggagggagcatacgacgtggcactacatacagaggagaaacatgatgatatcctgagaagggcaagagcagtgggaggtgagaggccgatgagccactgaaataacaagcctggcgaggaacaactttagggttgtaactgtcaacatttacaacccatacgttaaggacgaagaggtgagggcctttctggggagatacatggataacatctcctcagcaaggcacctcaaagactcccttgggttttggaatgggaggagaggcttccagaagaggaggggaaggaagcacgcctcatgaccagagtacaggtccagaggggaaggccgcaaggaaggaggaggagcaagaagcggcggatggaagagagaaggaaacgggagtaggagaaccaggaaaagcggggGAAGAAGGCAagcgagtggaggagcatgagagagaagaaagcgagggatgagtggtggagaaggagacggtggaagagcaagtggagtggggggaaagtgccctggtggaagagatgaggggtatggtggaggagctggcgggggggagggtggtatctctccactgccgccatcaccaaagaagagagtgaagaggagggtgcgcttggctgacagtgagagagaggggatggccaagagagcgatgggggtgggagaaacctctgggttgctgctggtttccccaggccctcaacttctgttgggtggggacacacctaacaagacccaggactgggtacaggaggaggtggggagttttttgtttggggactcaccCTCCcctatttttttccaaaccagctgcagcgctggggagggggaggagtgtgggagtagacccagggtgcagggcaccccggaaccaaacactattcctgcatcctgggttggtgagatggaggaagagacgtcgggagtacggatggtgttatcaccggtagatatggagcaggggagcatcgggtgagtctcctgttttttttttctgtctgggtttagtatTTGAGTGTATTATATGTgtttattttattctttcatggGGTCAAATttgacttttgttagtttaaatgtaaggggtttaagggattttgttaagaggagggcggtttttagttatttggagggtgggggtttgatttttgttttttacaggaggttcacctgagggatggaggggatgttagtaggtttaagagggagtgggacaagggggagtcggtttggggtaatgtgggggtgcactcatcggggttagggattttgtgtgggcacagggaggtaaaagtggagggttCTTTTGTGgtgatgcaggggagggttataggggtggatgtcacgataagggattgtaaatttagattagtggtggtgtatgggccacaggtggtggcagacaggagggagatggtggactgtctggcgcccctgtgtgtcacaaataggaaattagtgatagggggggattttaatacagatttaggaatagggggggatagcagtgcaggcgccatcaccgggctaatggcttgccatggtctggttgatggtggcctgcacactactccgaaaatggccggtcctacatggcgcaactccaggggggttgcgcggaggctcgactatatttttgtacccaggtctttgggtaagttgtctgggcggctgttgcctgttttcttttcggatcacggcggggtgctcctgcaggtggggtcgccagtctgcctctttggtagggggtactggaagttagatcgggatgtgctggaggagcaggtttTTGTTGACAGGTTTTTTGGTtccttttggaggcttgaaggcctccggtccatgtgcgagggggtgttagagtggtgggaattagttaaggtgaggattagggcttttataatagggtattgcaagaggggaaaaaagggaggagaggagggaggtggatcgtatccaaaggttaattgaactcgagtacgaggcaggcaacctcggcgggtcgtttgactgggagagatccgcaaccctaaaggcgcagctcagggagttgcaggagcggaaggctcgagctttcctggagcgtgcacatagtggctttctagaacacaatgagacttgttctgctatgttctttaagtcggttagggccagacagagtaggaaggtaatgcatggtgttagggaagaaaatggtagtatagttagagaaccagaggatatggtcagggtgacaaccaatcatttccaaggtttatttaaggaaagggaaatagatgtagagcagggaaatgtgtttttagaacacttgtccaggcggttcccagaggacattagagtgatggaggcccagatctcactagaagaggttgagagcgctcttgggaggatgggaaaagggaaggtgcctgggatggatgggctgccggctgagttttatctcaagttttggggtacacttggaccagtggtcctcgaagtcttgaaggccatccttgagacgggggtcccggggggatcaatgg is a window from the Oncorhynchus tshawytscha isolate Ot180627B linkage group LG03, Otsh_v2.0, whole genome shotgun sequence genome containing:
- the LOC112226374 gene encoding carcinoembryonic antigen-related cell adhesion molecule 20, coding for MNKSQFCDSNVEIQDITVCQHNTSCTNEGIKVSTYFGWPQRVVEDSGGNTMAFYLKTFYTVLVLTLTGGLDPTSVSAASPNPSSVSVRPSPQLSLPILSQSFSLDCNGSFPGLPVLWYKDGQVVAPDARINLLEHNTSLHFNSLLPSDGGFYQCEVTMANMAESKVISLGYLLNFDHWSVSISGPDTVLPGREYTFTCQVNCTVDLDCSIRWPLRGGILTSAYFSVRKNILKWIPSVPGTVQNFTCVVENTAAGRSAEASKTVKVTGPTVSGSETVRLSGVLGLVLCMGLLFLLDP